The Hordeum vulgare subsp. vulgare chromosome 7H, MorexV3_pseudomolecules_assembly, whole genome shotgun sequence DNA window tagacccatcgaagaacattgtccaatgagccgagtagatgtgggtcggttgctgttgttctacccattctgctataaagtcagccagggcttgagacttaatagctttcttggcctcgaacttgatgtcacagtacaacatctccatcgcccacttcgccactcggcctaacgcgtctcgattgtggagaatttccgacaaaggagaatcagaaacgacagataccgagtggtcttggaaataatgggcaaccttcttcgcagtcaaatagatcccatagataagcttttgataatggggatacctcttcttggaaggggtcaggacctcggagacatagtacactggccgctgaactttgtatgctttgccttcttcttctcgctcgactgtaagaacagtactgacgacttgatttgtagccgcgatatacagaagaaggggctctttactgagcggagcagtaagaaccggctgggtggaaagtaggactttgaggtcgtcgaatgcgacttgggcttcgtctgtccactcgaaggtatctgatttcttcatgagtcggtacagaggaagtgctttttcgccgagtcgactgatgaacctgctcaaagctgctaagcaacctgtgagtcgttgaacatcgtgtattctgaccggcctctccattcggacgatggtcccgatcttttcggggttaacatcgatccctcgttcggaaacggagaaaccgagtaactttccgctgggaacaccgaatgaacacttggcaggatttagcttgatatcgtacctacgaaggttggcgaatgtttctgccaagtcagtcagcaggtcggaacctttgcgggacttgactacgatatcatccatgtatgcctccacattgcgaccgatctggtcgaggaggcatttttggatcatgcgcataaaggtagctcctgcattcttcaaaccgaaaggcatggtgatgtagcagaagcacccaaacggggtgatgaaagctgttttcaactcatcggggccatacagacggatctgatgataacccgagtaggcatccagaaatgataaacgctcgcaccccgcagtcgaatcgacaatttgatctatgcgggggagcggaaaatggtctttcgggcagaccttattaaggtgcttgaagtcaatgcacattcggagtgacttgtccttcttgggcaccatgactacattggcgagccactcggagtggtgaacctcgcgaatgaatctcgcagctagcagcttagccacctcttctccgattgccttccttttgtgcgcggcggaccggtgcaggcgctctcggatgggctgagcagcgggatccacatgcagtcgatgctcagccaactccctaggtacacccggcatgtcagatggcttccatgcaaagatgtcccagttctcacggaggaattgggtgagctcggcttcctatttgggatccagggtggtggagatgttcgtcggggcggcagactcgtccgtcgggtggatgctaaccTTCTTAGTCTCCCCTGCCGACTGAAACGCGGActtagaagctggcttcttcgagcgcattaagtcagcggggtcgactgtcttcttgtactcttcgagctcgagtacagccatctgatggtcggcgatcctcgacccctcttgcagacactcctcggctcgctggtggttgccggtgatggtgataacgccttttggaccagGCATTTTCAACTTCAAATACACATAGcacggtcgtgccatgaaactcacatatgccgggcggcccataattgcatggtaagcgctctggaagtccaccacctcgaatatgagcttctccttgcgaaagttcttgtcggagccgaagatgacctccaatgcgatctggtcgagtgatttggccttccgccctgggacgactccgtggaactgcatattgctctcgctgagtctggacatcggaatgcccatccccttgagagtgcgagcgtacataatattcaacccgctgccgccgtccattaggactttgcgcaggCGGACcccttccaccatcgggtcgacgaccagagcctgccttcctggggtggggacatgtgttggatgatccgactgatcgaaggtaatcgcagtttgagaccatttgagaaacttaggggcagtcggaacggccatgttgacttctctgtttactagcttcagtcgactcttgctttcgacgtcggcgaagatcatgagggttgcatggacttgggggaacggatcctccttgtcctcctcatcctgttcaggattctgctcactcggctgcccttcggtgaaaccctggatcaggagacggcactgtcgagtggtgtgctttgcgtatatggggttaccttcctcatccatcttagtatggattggacaaggctggtccagtatgggattgttgaaaggctttttcttgggagtgaactgcgctttccctttgcccttgaatttggcgctggttacagctgcagcttctgcttgcggcgtgggaggaaccttcggtttctgctttcgagtgttacctccgtcggtatcgccgactgtcttgtgtttaccgctccggatgcggtcctcttctttgccatttgcgtagcgagttgctatctccatcatcttgctcatggagatgtcgccggttcgaccaaacttcaagtacagctccctgtaccgcacgcctgccttgaaagcgcagacagcttgatgctcggtgacgttctccaccttgtggtaaagagtcgtccatcgctggatgaagtcgcgcaagggttcattcggcttctggacacagtgctgaagctccacaagacctgcagggcgcttgcacgttccttcgaaggttctgatgaacactcgggctagatctgcccaactgtaaatgcttgagggggccaactggttcagccaagctcgggccgagccgtccaacatcagagggaggtgcttcatagcaacatggtcgtctcctcctccgatctgggctgccactcggtagtcgtctagccatgtttcgggcttggactctcctgagaatttaccaattcccgcagccaatcggaagttgggcgggatatcagccgagcagatggctcgactaaaacactgagggccagatacgatggccctgcttccactcggacggtccatatcgcggccatcgcggtgggctcaacctctgtcaactcttcgctgggcgattcggccccttgcgtcgggtcttgggtcgtaggtGTCGCCGActaaacgccgatcatcatgatgccgggacccataggggccaccccgtggaggggtgcgtgagcgacggcgatactgatgagatccagggctgtgaaccgatctatgcgtgtttgcatggacggaactattgtggatccgattgtgtgactgggagactgcagaattctgttgctgcgccgtgcgcaacagggctcggatttgttcgattccccttcctgcctctgaatcagtcggctggagggaatcggcaatctgggcagccgcgaccaggttgaggagaggtgtgcggaacacctccacgttgctccgccgagtgtgtcggctggcagaacgacgaggcggacgacgcgcaccggatacttcgccaacttcacctcggtcggcttgacgaggatcttcatgggagttggccatatgTACTTCTGCTGtaggcccacgacccacgtactcggtaggaagctcagtcggaaccgagtccgagcactaGGAGTGTGGGGCGACAACAACAGACTCCAGGACTGCCACCTGAGAGAAGgcgaactggcgcgctcgggcatgctgcacccaacgttgtagacgcggactgcgagatcgcctgctgcggcgcgtgacgaaggtgcaagccggcaacggagccgattgttggagaagaagaacgccgcgagcgccgacaCGAAAGTGCGCGGCCCCGCGATGGGGAAGCGCCTTGACGTCaaggggtgcctcccgaagccacgccgaatcgtcgacgacgaaggagagagcaccgaagaggatctggtgacccatgcttgaaactccaccggacgacatgacgaaaggaagtagtcgcaaactcgccggaagtcgcttagacgcctgccccacggtgggcgccaactgtcgtgggtataagcctgacagtagatgtgtagggtacgaatgagatgggcagagtcctagctacggcgaggttgtatgagttcaggcccctctacggtggaggtaatagccctacgtctcagtgctcttggagctggttaccgagtgtaatatggagtacaatgtttttctaacccttttaccagtgggggagggcggcttatatagagtgcgctgccctctttctgattcaagggtggagtagtggcgattgaatgcatgcgttacaggtaacgtatgctataaatgctagttaatgcacccggaaacgtacggcagtttccctccagggaggttacgacgaacCGAGTGTAtctagtcggtaggtccggtgtcctccgagtcttagtctccgactggataatTCTGGACctcttaccgactggatgatgggggcaccttaatacagtcgggcatacttaaggtcccgtcccttgcgtggggtagtccttgggtaggacctgtaggacaggcctatgaccctaccctaggactatgaccccatcaacatATGAACTACCAATGTACTACCAAGGGAGATTAGGTTGCAACCAAAGGCATGCCACAAGATGGGGCTACAAATAAAACACAAAATACTTGGCAGAACCGGGCCTATTGAGTGGGCATTCAGTAAATTGGCTTGGAATTACATGGGGAAAGAATTATTATAAACACCATTTCTTCACATGAAATTGGTTGTGATACTACCATCCACATACTTATGCACAAATGACAGAGATATACTTGAATAAAACttgtaaaacaagcaacaacatgATCCTCTTTTAGCCTTAGCAAAATTAGAAATAAGAGGCCACCTACCTTAGTGCTCATAATGAAATTCAAGCGAAGCAATAATtctcacacaaaaaaagagaCTGAAACTACCAATCTACATGGAAGTtgtacacaaaacataaatgaagGACACAGATTGTAAACGGCAAACATTGATTGCTTGAGTCTGTTAAGCATGTAGATTCCCTCCTGCATATAGTCCTAGCTGCAGCaacgacacacacacacacacacacacgcgcgcgcCGTGCGAGTTCAGAGTTGAGTCAGTCATAACCTGCCTGAAAAAACGCAGCCCGGAGAAACAGACAACGCAACGCCGGTCTTACGGTTGATCCTTGCCGGAGCGCGGCCACCAGTGCCAGGAGTCGAAGACGAGCATGTCGGCGCCGAGCCAATTGTGGCTCTCGTCGATCTTGTCGAGCTTGAGCACGCGGCCGGCCTTCTCGCTCACGATGTCCACCAGGTAGTGCGACAGGTAGTACACCAACGTCACATTGTAGAGCAAGGTCATCTGCACGGCCACTCACCGATGCTGTGATTGGGTCACCACCGTGAAACAAACCAATGTGCTTACTATCCAAATTTGGCACAGATAGGGAAAACAATTTAACGAAATAATCTTGTGATGATAGTAGTACAGACCAATCTCCAACGACAAGAAGCATATGAACCAAAAGGGGGTGAAACGTAATTAACAAATGACAAATGCGCAAACCTTGCATGGATGAGCTTGACGCTGGTCTTCATGTTGGGCCGCGACCAGTTGTACGCGATCGAGCTCGAGATCCCGGTAAGCCACAGGCAACCTGCCCCCCGCCGGAAAAGAAGGACGCCACATATTAGAATACACACATGCCTGATGAATCGGGGGGAAATCTACATGTCGTCATCCTCCTGCTCCCGATCCCCCGACGCTGGATCTGCAACCCTCGAGGGTGAAGGATGGTGGGGGTGAGGATTTGGGGGCGGGTGGGGACGGGAAGAAGAATCCGGCGATGGCAGGGCGGGGCATCTCCGTCGGTGAGGATCTCCTCCAGTCCGGCGACAAGGGCGCCGCCCCTCACCTTCTCCTGCTCCGATGCGGCTGGAAAGAGGATAAGATCAAACAAAGGATCGCGAGTGGAAATTTTACAGATGCAGGGTCTTTCTTGCAAATCTGAAACGTTTTTTCTAATATCCACTTAATcggggactgcgggttgaatcctCGAAAACGGAGGGACTTTTTCGCAAAAACgtcacgacggacgacagaagccatcggtgctttattattagggagagactaGCAAAATGgctcgtgcgttgccacggaagaaaaaaacataatctatgttcacatatcatcgcttgatttagaaaaTTTTCTGCACAAacgcaagaaaatatttcttcttttaaatttattcacaagttgaagcaatctttacattttcaaaaaatatatatcatggttgtcaaaaatcttggtaactcaaagatttattctgaatttcaatttttttttagaaaacatacaataataatccgatccattcaacaattaattcttcaaaattcacacacgtatattgtcacaaagacttagaagcattaatttttaactacatacattagatatttcgtgaacaattttacaaatacgggaacgattttaaaatcgagaacattttttacaatttacaaacatttactaaaaatcatgaatattttttatatttcgaacaggtttaaatattttcttttgaattggccacCAATTCaaacgaacataattttttatgttggaggattttattttagattcacaaacattttttgaaatgcatgaagtttttctgaataaacaaacatttttataaatcattaatatatttattaaattcatggacattcttttggaatttgcaaaaaaatataaaaatccagcgcttttttgaatcctatttttgattcaaaataaaaattcgtcgGTATTTTAGtccaaattcctattttttaacatgcaaaagtttttgtaattctaaattatttaaattataaataaaaaaatggaaaggatttttttttaaaaaaaactatcaaaacaggccttagctatttttaaaattttaggacatattTTCAATTAGAAAGTATTTTGTTAAATGCATTTAAtagtttttaatacatggaattgtatttgagatcatggactattCTTATTGTACACAGATTTctataaaattgcaaacattttattgtatatgcgagcatttttacaaaactccgagtagtttttgaagtcacagaaatttaattttttaaatatgttgatttataattttcagtttattaaaattttaaagattatttaaagttctaaattatttaaaataaaaaaataaaacagaactgaaaataaataaataaacggaactaaaagcacgcgcctgtgcatgggccggcccattcggtgtgctggatattctccgagcgtgcagagcgtaatataggaggtttttacatgggccggcccagtccaagatttttcgctttgtgaaacgttttctattacttaccggtggcatggtgggtaatttatgcaaactttaggggtaatttttAAGACGACGACCAGAAACCGAATTTGCTTCATTATTAatagcacaaatgcccgtgctTTGCAACGGAAAGAACAATATTTGTTTTTTATGCGCAAAATACAATTATTTTATAGGCAAGACTCTTCGCATTTTAGTATGGATTTTGAACAAACAACTTTAAATTTAAACATTAAACTGTGCAACTAAATCTCATTTATGTCTTTGTGTGGTCGAAACACCCACCTCTCACACGTGATGATCTTGGGTCGAGGTATAGTAGTATCTTGATGGATCCGCCCACGCATAACCTTTCTGCCCAGCACCTACGAAAAATAGTAGGCACGATAGAAAAAACATATTAAAAGAGAAGATGAGAAAAATTGATGGTGCAAAAGCGATATCAAGAAAAGAATGGAGATAAGGATCATAAAATCACAAGCTTAATCACTTGTATCCAGAAATCCATCTTCACATGACTAATCATGTGACAAACAAGTAGTAGGCCAGTAGCCACAAATTCATGAGACATACGTAATCATTAGGAGGCACAAAATTCACTTGTGCATGCAAAAATCTCAGCTCAAAATGAACCGTATATTGTATACGCATCAGAAAGAATATAATAGGAAATCTAGAGCACATCACGTAGTCAATTGTGCTACACACCGCAGGCCCCTTCGTGGGACCCATATTTGTTTTGGTTTGATGCTAAGATGGATAGGCTATCGACGGTTGGTTGTCTGCCGTTATTCTCTTTCCAGCGATTTTGTCCATGCATCGTCTCTCTAAGTCTCCATCTCTTTCTTTTCACGCAAAGTCCCTTCCTACCTTAGATCTGTGTCGCTTGGAGGCACTCGAGGTAACTGCGCAAGTGTGGCGGTCGGCGATCGGCGACCAACGCAGCCAAGGTAGCGAGGCAAGCTCCTGCCTCTCCAGGAGCTCGATTTCGACGAGACTCACAGGCGAGGGAGCGGAGGAGATCTCGATTCTCCGCCGGCTAGCTCGGTGGCGTGGAGTCGCACCAATGATCTTTTTTTTAAGATTTCAGGACTACCTGACCTATAGCCGATGGGGAGGAAGATGAGCGCGGCTGAACGCGCAGTTGCGTGGGGAGCGACAGGCGATTTCGGTAGCGAGGAGTTTCGAGGCTTGATATATTGACCGGTGTTAATTTATATAGTCATGGATCGGGCCGTGATGCTTCGAGCCTCCTGCAGAGTCCTTGTCCGAAACTGGTCAAGCGAGGCGAGATCATGCGGAGAACGACGCTCGTTTTTAATTATTATTAGGTGCGCTTGGGTCGAGTGCCCTTGTGTCGTTCATGAACAAAACGTTTTTAAACTGcgagttgaataacaaaaattagaggttttttttttataaaaataccgtggtgggtttttcgacgggtaggtatagatatagattaGGGAGAGATCAGGGAGAGAAATGCAGTGACTTGGTTCTTAATGGGCTTCGGTCACACGCCAAGTTTTCCAACAGGAATCTCGCTCTAAAAAAAAAAGTTTTCCAACAGGAAGAACCATAGAATCCGAGGGACGGATATGCCATCGTACGTGGAAGGCCGGTGTTACTCCAAAAAAGGAAAACCGTGAAAAGCCGGAGTATCCCCCACGCAAAACTCTCCGCGGACGGCGTGACCCTCGCCAGCCCGTTCGGTTTCCGTGGCACGCACGCACGGACCGATCCTACAGGGACCCGACACAGGCTCCAAGAAAACCCAGGGGGCCAACACGAAAACAACCGCCCGCCCATCGCCCCCCATTCCTCGAACCATCCCGTCCGTCCAATCGTCCCATCCCGCCATCGGGACCCTCCGTTCCGCAACCCTAGAAAGCCCCGGagctccctctcccctccccactCCCCCCGCGCCGCCATAAATCCGCGACCCCGTCCCCTTTCTAAACCCCTCTCCTTCCTCACCCTCGGCCGTTGAGGTTTCCGCCGCGATCTCGTCTCGATCCACACGCGCGGTAAGATCCCGAACCTCCTCCCTACTCCCCCCTCCCCCATCTCGACCCCTCTCCCTTCCCTCCTCGCCTGCCCGTGGTGATTCCCGGTCGAGCTCACCGTTTTCCCGTGGTGTTTCCTTTCCCGTCTGTGCAGATCTGAGATTTGGAATCGGGCGAGGCCTGCAGCTCCTGCCGACATGGCGCTCGTGAGTCTCTCATCCCGCCTCGTAGATTTCGTTGTTTGCTTCTGTATGGTTGTGTCGTTTAGGGTTGCATGCGAGTCGGTGTTGGTCCGATTTGAGTTCTGTCGAGCCACTCCGATTTGGGCCGCGCTTGATTCGCGGTTGGCTGGTTCTGATGCTTGACGCGGGTCGATATGTTTATGCATGTGTAACGTCTCCGAGGGATGCGGTTCGCGGGTCCTGGATGTGTGATTTTTAGGATTCTGATCCAATTATCGATTTCGTTGCTGGCGCTGGATCGATGGCCCGTTTACTCGTTTTAATATTTGGTCATAGGGTCGTAGATTTGTGTATGATCATGCGCTAGTCTGACAGGTCTCCAGGATGTCAGTTGTTCATAAATTTGCGAATTCTTGAGCTTTTGAGCCGCTGTAATTTGTATGTGACCGCTTCTGAATAGATTTAGGTGACTTTTTTTGTTACCCGAGGGACTACTGCATCTCTGCTTCTTTCATTTAGCTTAGCTTGCTGGTCTACATAAGTTTGATCTGCTTTTGCTTGTATGATCAAGTGACCTTATATCCTATGTTTGTCCATTGTTCTGAATATGTCTTCTGCTTTATCCATTTAGGTTTTGCATTCGGGCAGCGGCAACAAGAATGCCTTCAAGGCACTTATTGCTGCAGAGTACTGTGGGGTCAAGGTTGAGCTGCCCAAGAACTTTGAGATGGGTGTATCAAACAAAACCCCTGAATTCATCAAGATGAATCCCCTTGGGAAGGTACATCGCTTAGACTCACAGATTAGTTCAATATACAGTGAGTCAGAGTGCAAGGAACTAATAATTATTTGCAGGTCCCTGTTCTTGAGACTCCTGATGGTGCTGTTTTTGAGAGCAATGCTATTGCACGCTATGGTACTTATTTTACCTTTTTTGAATCAATCCTTGCTACTGATTCCACAGTGCCTAAATTGAACACTGATTTATTTTCTTCCTTCAGTTGCTCGCTCAAAGGGTGACAACCTGCTTTGGGGTGGTTCTCTTATTGAATATGTGAGTTATATAACAAGTACTCCTATACTTGTAGCTTAGCAAGCATCCGTGCTTATTTGTTGATAATTCTTGCAGGCACGTGTTGAGCAATGGATGGACTTCGCTGCCACAGAGGTTGATCCCAATATCGCAAGGTGGTTGTACCCAAGGCTTGGTTATGCGCCTTTCAATGCCCAGGTTAGTGTACTGATTAGATATCAGAATTCTCTATGTCCAAGCATTAGAAAGGTGCAAGATTCTAACATTTACCTTTGCAGTCTGAGGAATTCGGCATTGCTGGATTAAAGAGGGCACTTGAAGCATTGAACACACACCTGGCGTCAAACACATTCCTTGTTGGACATTCTGTCACTCTGGCTGATATTGTCATGACATGCAACCTCTACCATGGTTTTGCCCGGATCTTGaccaagactttcacatccgagtTCCCTCATGTTGAGAGGTACTTCTGGACCATGGTTAACCAGCCTAACTTCAAGAAGGTCATTGGTGATTTCAAGCAGGCAGAGGTTGTACCATCTGTTCAGAAGAAGGCTGCTCCTGCTAAACCAAAGGAGGCCAAGAAAGAGGCTCCCAAGGAGGCCCCAAAGCCAGCTGTGGTTGAGGCACCAGAGGAAGAGGCACCAAAGCCTAAGCCCAAGAATCCCCTTGATCTACTGCCACCGAGCAAGATGGTACTTGATGACTGGAAGAGGCTATACTCAAACACTAAGAGCAACTTCCATGATGTTGCTGTTAAAGGTATTATTTCTGCCTAATAGAATTCCAGTATGCTAATTACATGTTAGTGATGCCTTGCATTTTCTACCCTTGATGTTTGTTTAAATGTCAGTGATGCCTTGATTTCACAATATAGCAATATGATCAAACGCTGATACTTCCAAATTTCCTCTTGAGAGGATCTCATTGTCCATTCTATCTTGTTTGTTTACTTAACATTGAACATCTGTCGTATCCTTGTTATCAAAGGAGACTAGAATGTGTTGGATCTTTTGTAGCGGATATGCATTATCTCCTTGTGAAACATTTGCAGAAACCATTCTTGTTCATTCTAACCCTGATCTTAACATGTACCAAAACTCATATGGTTTATGTTTCAGGTTTCTGGGAGATGTATGACCCAGAGGGTTACTCTCTGTGGTTCTGTGACTACAAGTACCAGGAAGAGAACACTGTGTCCTACGTTACCCTGAACAAGGTCGGCGGGTTCCTGCAGCGGATGGATCTGTGCCGCAAATATGCTTTTGGCAAGATGCTCGTGATTGGTTCTGAGGCGCCCTTCAAGGTCAAGGGACTGTGGCTCTTCCGTGGGCAGGACATCCCTGAGTTTGTCATGAACGAGGTCTATGACATGGAGCTCTATGAGTGGACCAAGGttgacctctccgatgaggcCCAGAAGAAGCGTGTTGAGGCCATGATCGAGGACCTTGAGCCGTTCGAGGGGCAGTCCTTGCTGGACGCCAAGTGCTTCAAGTGAGCGGAGCACTGCCTGGGATCGTGA harbors:
- the LOC123411776 gene encoding elongation factor 1-gamma 2-like; translation: MALVLHSGSGNKNAFKALIAAEYCGVKVELPKNFEMGVSNKTPEFIKMNPLGKVPVLETPDGAVFESNAIARYVARSKGDNLLWGGSLIEYARVEQWMDFAATEVDPNIARWLYPRLGYAPFNAQSEEFGIAGLKRALEALNTHLASNTFLVGHSVTLADIVMTCNLYHGFARILTKTFTSEFPHVERYFWTMVNQPNFKKVIGDFKQAEVVPSVQKKAAPAKPKEAKKEAPKEAPKPAVVEAPEEEAPKPKPKNPLDLLPPSKMVLDDWKRLYSNTKSNFHDVAVKGFWEMYDPEGYSLWFCDYKYQEENTVSYVTLNKVGGFLQRMDLCRKYAFGKMLVIGSEAPFKVKGLWLFRGQDIPEFVMNEVYDMELYEWTKVDLSDEAQKKRVEAMIEDLEPFEGQSLLDAKCFK